The Setaria viridis chromosome 6, Setaria_viridis_v4.0, whole genome shotgun sequence genome includes the window CCGCACGCTACCTCCTCCGACCTTGCCCTAGCGCTACCTCCACATCTTGCCCCGCCGTCGCTCCTCGTTGCTAGTGAGGGGTgagtggaggggggaggggagaggcAACAGAGAGGACCCAGCTGACCATCATCGTCAGCGACTGAGCAGAGATCGGGGAGATGGAGAGAGTGAAACACAAGAAGAGAGGAAGAGTGAAGGAGAGAAGCGGAGGAAGGATAGATGTGGATAAGAGTGAGAAGAGAGAAGCGGATGGGAAGATGGGGAGAAGACCAAATAAAAGTTAAGAGGAGAGAGATGAGCGGATGCGAGATCGGTCAAAATCAGAGTTGAGAACAATTTTGGGTCCAGAGGCTATATCACCGCCAAATTTAGTTACGAACTGGCGGTGATACTTTCACTGCCAGTTTTAATCACCAACCGGCGATGCAAAGTACCATCACCACTGATTTTAACTGCTGTTGCCCCTATTAGCTCAACTGGTGGTGATAGCCCATTGGTGAAACCTATTTCTGTAGTAGTGTTACCTCTATGACATTGTAATATTTTTGGCTCTGACACTAAGTATTACAGCAATCCATCGACGTCATCTTGAATCGCTCCTATGAAACAATATTGATAAAATGTAACTAGTAACCGTGAAATTTTATGAGATGGACAAGATATTCAATTTCTTTTCACGATCAAATAGGCTTCCTCTATTATAGAGGAGCTGAATGCATTACATTCCCTTTTCTTAGAGGGAACTAGAACATTTTTGTGTCGAGGTCGATCCAGCCGGGAAAATGAAAGAGCAACTTTGCCGGCCCAATGAGTGTGGGTCGCGGCATGACGAAGGCCCACAGTTTGAGAGGCGGCGGCAAGCCCAACGTTTCTTCTTCCCCGAAAAACAAACCAGTGAAACCACACAAGCAACTGCTAGGCACGCGGCACCAAAGGAGCGACGGCGCCGACGTGCCTGACTGCCTGCAACGTCGGCTTTCCCTTTCGTGGTCACTGGGTCACCGCCAGCGGCTGCCTCCTTCAGTCCTCCTGCCGGGTGATGGTGCTGGGCCATATGTGGCGCTGGCCCGCAGCGCAGGCGGGACGCACACCAACTGCTCGACGTAATGGGTCAACGATTCAAATAGCCGCGCCCGGGTTTCTGAGAAGGTTGGATTACTTTGCTTGCCTTGTCTTGGTTTCGTACATTCTTGGAACTGACTAAATTCTCTCCAGTACGATTCAGAACTACCACACAACTCCACAATACAGTTTTCCCCCTTCAAGGATAAACAGACACTTGTGAAGGAGGCAATCAATTCCACCTTGTTCAACTTATTCGAATCATCTAGAACATTGTAGTGAACATGTTTTCTATTAGGCTACGACATCGATTCTTTTCAAACATTGTTGCCTAATtcacctcctccccctcttaagctacgagcaccgattcctttcaAACATATTTTCCATGAACTAGAAAGCCACTTGTGCACCATTCCGTGGTTCAAGAATAATGTTCAGAAACAGTCTTATATATTACTCGATAATACAGCACAACACAATACACTTGATAGTTACATATTTTTATTTCCCAACAGCATCCGCGACCAACCGCTGGGTGCACACAATACGTTTATTTGAGCTAATGACAATACTTACTTTATGGTTCTGTCCTGACTTCCATTATTTAGGTACATCACCATGGTCTCAAACATGACCGGTTATTATTTCATTTGTACTAAGTACAATATAGCCCATAGTTTGCTTATATGGTTGTACATACCACCACGGCACCACTGGGCAAGCTTCATTCTGGTATTGGCTCCACGAAGAGTAGCTTTATCATTTCTTGGAGTATTTCCGAAGTAGTAAATGCGTCGCATTGCTTGTACATGTAAACTGCAGTTCTTGATAAGTCGAGCACTGTTCGTCGCACGACCTTTGGTTGATCTTCCAGCACGAGGGATCCTTGTATCATATCCTTCCATGAATCTTCACTGAGttgttttatctttttataTGCATCTTGCATTGTTGTTCCGTGCTCCTTCATGTAACACTGGATACTGGAGGGGCTATGGTCCCCTGTTTGCTCACGCTGTGAACATGTGGGCAGTGGAAAACGGCATCAAGTTCGTTACTGTAACAACTATAAGTTAATCTTCCAAATTATATAATAAACTTATATTTATATTCTGCTTCACTAAAATTGTAAAGTAGATGATGTTATGAATCTAGTCCATGAACTGAACACAGTCCATGAAAGAGGAACTGGAGGTTAAAATGAATTCATATTTACTGTTCTTTGCATAAATTAAACTTGTATTAAGGATAGGAAAATACCTGAGTTGATACAAGATCATTAGCGAGCCGTACAAATATAGCAAAAGACTTGAAAAATTGCGGGTAGCTCAAAATCCACTCGAAGACCTCCTTTGTTATTATGTCCCCCATTCCAACAAATGCAGCACATGTTAGCGCAGCGGATCCAACGCTTTCCATTGTTACTTGAAGGTGCTCGCTCATTGATGGCACATAATTTTCTTCACGCCATTTTAGTTCTTTGCAGTATAGATGAACTAAATGCTTAATCTATATGAGATATGAAAATGAGTTGAGTCATTTTAAATCCTGATAAAGCTGCCAATATGGAAGGCTTGAAATAGGATTTAATTGAATTGAAGGTATTTGCATTCTGCACAATATGTCATGCTTGTACATGGCCTATGTTTGGAACAACTTTATTGATTGCCATATTTGTGCCGGAATACAGTACACCATAATccttttaccaaaaaaaaagttttaggACAACTTACAAACCCACATGTATTCATCTAAGAGACAATTGAATAAACTTGTGACCGAGAAAACATCATGCATAACGAGCTCCAGTTTTGATATTTGGCTAATAAATTTATCTACCTTATATTCAGTTTGTTGTAAAGTATATCATCTATCTCGTATTCAGTTTGTTGTCAAGTATCTTCAACTTTTGCTTTTCATATCAGTAGCATAATCTTAGGCACCCTTAGGGGCAAGTGTGTGTGTTGTATGACTATTTTGGCCTTTCTCctatcttaatgcaatgatatgcAATTCTCTtgcatattcgagaaaaaaTATTAGTAGCATAATTCTatttgaaaaaatatatatgccaTTTGTACAGCTAAATCATTGTGATCTGCCTGGACAGTGCTTGGTCCTAGGATATGTACTATAACTTTGAAGGCGTGTATTTATAAACAATCAACTATGTCATAAGATCAAATAGAGTACTTGCCCTTTCTTTTAGGTAAAACACAAGGTAGCTTTTCTCTGGTCCTAACTCATCCTCAAATGATATAAATGTCTCCAGTAGACATAAGTAGAAACCCTTCACGTATTCAGGCAGCAGATGTACTGCACTTTCGTCCCACCTGCATCATATAATGTCTGGACTTATTTTCCTGCTGTAAAATGGTATTAAAtctacaagaaaaaaaattctatacAAATGAGCACCAAATAAATTTCCCCCTCAATTTTCTCTAATAAGGTTACtttcaataataataataatagtgACATTGCCCACTCTCATCATATTTTCATCCTAACATTATCCTCGCTTTTCTAAAAGAATCCAACTTTTTTCTATACACCATGAACAATAGGTTTCGGTATTGTTGCTAATGTGAGGCCATGCTTGTTTCAGCTTATAGATTGTAGATTGCACCTTGCAGGTCGTTACAATATGAAAACTGAAACAAATAAGTCCCAAATTGTAAGAATCAACAGGCCAGATTGTTATACAAGCTACAATCCATAATCTACAAAATGAAACAAACATCACCTAGTCTATTTGatgttttctcttcttttcttccttgaaTATTATAAACTTATTCTTAATTTGTGAAGTGCAAAGTTTaatttgttttatactttatatTCTGACGCAACTCTTAAACATTTTTATTACATGACATTTTATTGTGATGCAAAGCACATGGCACACCACGCCTAGCTAGCTGTACATAAGTACAATAAGGCTGGCATGTCTTCGAAATATGTCTCTAGCACGTGTGATTCCATCAGATTCATAGCGAAAGACTTCACTTTCCTTCTTTTCATGTGTAGGCAAATCAATTTTGCAAACTAGTGTGTATGTAGTATTTAATTTGTGTGATACTTTTAATATTGAAACCATCGGACTGGATCAGGAAGGTTTATACCTGTAAATGGCCTCAGCAATTTGCATACACTCTTCATTGGTGCCATATGTGTCAAATATATCATCAAGTATTGTAACAATGGCTGTGGTCTTCGTAAGTACAATTCGAGAAAGAGAGCATGTTGGATAATAGCAAGCATTGTTCATCCAGAAATACAGTTCAACAATTCTATCTCGAACAAAACTCAACTTGGATTTGGCATGGATATCCTTCCACCACCTTCCATGGAAACATAAGTCAATTCA containing:
- the LOC117860174 gene encoding sesquithujene synthase A: MPSSSPPALLHSSDAEGLRNYTKFHPSIWGDFFLTYQPPTAPQSESMKERAGVLREKVREILKSPKELPETLNLIITLQRLGLDSYYESEIDELLHGVYNSDCYDEKDLNLVSLRFYLLRKNGYNVSSDVFLKFITKDGNFVDADTRSLLSLYNAAYLRTRDEKVLDEAISYTTCRLQDALQHLKSPLATEVSSSLDIPLFKKVGIIEARNYIPIYEKESTRNEVVLKFAKLNFNLQQLDFCQEIKECMMWWKDIHAKSKLSFVRDRIVELYFWMNNACYYPTCSLSRIVLTKTTAIVTILDDIFDTYGTNEECMQIAEAIYRWDESAVHLLPEYVKGFYLCLLETFISFEDELGPEKSYLVFYLKERIKHLVHLYCKELKWREENYVPSMSEHLQVTMESVGSAALTCAAFVGMGDIITKEVFEWILSYPQFFKSFAIFVRLANDLVSTQREQTGDHSPSSIQCYMKEHGTTMQDAYKKIKQLSEDSWKDMIQGSLVLEDQPKVVRRTVLDLSRTAVYMYKQCDAFTTSEILQEMIKLLFVEPIPE